In Lactiplantibacillus pentosus, the sequence TAGAAGCATGGTTCATTTAATAAATACGGTAATTCGCTGGATTTCCGTTAAAAAAGTACAAGTTAATACGCGTTGTGGTAGTTAATCTGTCATGAGTCATGATTAAAACGTGCCAGTTTCTAAATTCAAGTGCTGCCAGCTGAGACCTGCTAGAAACAGTGCGAGTCAGCGTAAAATTGCCATTGTAGAGACGTCCTACGCCAGAACGCCCAGTGGAAGTTCACCGCTTAACGCTCCGGCTAGGCCAATCCTCAGCCCCAACCCGTCTAAACCTGACATTCTGAAAGTCACTGGGCCTTGCCCAGAATGCCTTCCAGCCTGGATGGTATTCGAAAGGCAGACATATGCGGACCCAACTTTTGAAGAGTTGGTCGTTGACGTTTAGTAAACAGTCATTTTGACACTTAGATGTAAAACTGGCCGTCAATAAGCACCTACTCGTATTGGCGAAACCTCAATATTACTGAAAGGGGCATGGATTTTCTTTAGTCGTCCAATAAAGCAAAGGCTTGAAGGCTAAATGAAAATCAATACTATTAGCCTAATCTCAAGAGTAATTACTATTAGAAAATAATCTTCAGGCAATCCTACTGGTACACGAATACCACAAATCATCACTGTTGTTGATTCAAAATTTACATGAAGGACCAGTCTCACAAAATTCAATGGTCAATTGCACCAAGATAAGTGGTCGTTTATCTGCCATTCGAGCGGTTTCCCGACTGTAGGGGCCGGCTGACAATGCTCAAGGGCGAAGTTCTTCTTGTCCGGGTGGTCTTCCCGGGCTAGAAGAAGACTCGTATTTGAAATTGCGCAGTGGGCTTCTGCGTGAGTTCAAATCGATGTCCGCCCTGTTCCAGCGTTGTCAGCCAGCCCCGGAGGTCGGACTAAGACGCGCACCGGCTGACGAACAGGAATCATCCAACGACATGTTTCAACTCCATATGAAACCACAAAAGTTACAATCAGTTGCGATTTTGGGTGCGTATTACTATGATTTTGGACGGAGTATGCTACGATTAAATACATAGATAATCAGGAAGTTATCATGATTAAAGCTGGGCACTGGGAGGTACTTATGCAGACATTAATACAGACATTTATGGATCGGCAGAGTGATTTACTCACTGCGTTGTGGCAACACTTGGGGATTTCTTTGGCCGCGCTAGTCATTGCAATGGTGATTGCGATTCCGTTGGCCATTTGGGTCGTTCGCCGACCACGGTGGGCCGAGGGGTTGTTGCAACTGACCAGTGTTTTGCAGACCATTCCGTCGCTGGCACTATTGGGATTGCTGATTCCGCTAGTCGGTATTGGCACGGTGCCCGCGGTGATTGCGCTAGTGATTTACGCGTTGTTACCAATTTTTCAAAATACTTACTTAGGGATCTCAGAGATCGACGCGTCAATTGAAGAGGCGGCCGATGCATTTGGGATGTCTCGGATGCGCAAGTTGTTCAAAGTTGAACTGCCGATTGCCTTGCCACAAATCATTGCCGGGATTCGGACCGCCTTAGTGCTCATTATCGGGACGGCGACGTTAGCGGCTTTGATTGGCGCTGGGGGTCTAGGGACGTTTATCATGCTTGGGATTGACCGTAATGATACGTCGTTGCTGTTGATTGGGGCCATTTCGTCAGCGCTATTGGCGATTCTGTTGAGTGCACTTGTGCGCTGGTTCCAGACGGCCAAGCCCCGCCATGCGCTGATTGTGTTCGTGGGTATTTTGGCGTTACTCGGTGGTGGTGGCGCGTACAGCGTTTACGCCAATCGAGTTGAAACAATTACAATTGCAGGTAAACTCGGTTCGGAGCCTGACATCTTGATCAATATGTACAAACAGTTGATTGAGGCTGAAGACGACCACATCCACGTGACCTTGAAACCGAACTTTGGTAAGACGACCTTCTTATTCAGTGCTCTGAAGAATAATCAGATCGACATTTACCCAGAATTCACTGGTTCCGTATTGGAAACTTTGGTGAAGGGCAATAATCCGGCCAGTCAAACGGCTAATCAGACTTATCAGTTAGCCAAAAAGCGGCTAGCTAAGCAGGAACAGATGACTTACTTGAAGCCGATGCAGTACAACAATACGTACGCCCTGGCCGTCACTAAGAAGTTCCAACAAGAACACCATTTGAAGACCATCAGCGATTTAACACAAGTCGAATCAATCCTCAAACCAGGGATGACACTTGAATTCATTGACCGCGATGATGGCTTGAAGGGAATCAAGAAGACGTATGGCTTGGACGTCACGGCCAAATCGATGGAACCGGCGTTGCGCTATGAAGCGATTAGCAAGGGGAAGATCAATCTGGTGGACGCCTACGCAACGGATAGTGAATTGCGACAATACAACTTGGCGCTGCTGAAGGATGATAAGCACTTCTTCCCGACGTATCAAGGGGCGCCACTCATGAAGACCAGCTTTGCTAACAAGCACCCGAAAGTCGTCCAAGCATTGAATAAGTTAGCTGGTAAGATTTCTGAAACCGATATGCAAGAGATGAACTATGAAGTCAACGTCAAAAAGAAATCGGCTTCCACAGTCGCACATAACTATCTCGTCAAACACGGCTTGTTAAAGGAGGGACGCTAATGACAACGGCAATTGAATTTCAGCACGTCCAAAAAGACTTTAATGGGCAAACCGTGATTCCCGATTTGAATCTAACGGTCGATCAGGGTGAACTGTTCGTCCTAGTAGGCACCTCTGGCAGTGGCAAGACGACGTCGCTTAAAATGATCAATCGTTTGGAACCCTTAACGGCCGGAAAAATACTGGTCAACGGGGCCGACACCACCACGGTACCGGTACGCGATTTACGGTGGCAGATGGGGTACGTCTTGCAACAAATCGCCCTCTTTCCAACCATGACGGTGGCACAAAACATCGCAGTGATTCCCGAAATGAAGGGGACGGCGAAGAAGACCATCAATCAAACGATTGACGAGTTATTGACGGAAGTCGGCCTGGACCCCCAAGAATACCGCGACCGGATGCCATCAGAATTATCCGGTGGTGAACAACAGCGAATCGGTATTTTGCGGGCAATCGCAGCGCAACCCGATATTGTGTTGATGGATGAACCGTTCAGTGCGCTGGACCCAATTTCGCGGCAACAATTACAAGATCTAGTCCTGGGACTACATGCGCGCTATCATAATACGATCGTCTTTGTGACCCATGATATGAACGAGGCGCTCAAATTAGGCGACCGCATTGGGGTCATGCAACATGGACAGCTCGTCCAAGTCGACACACCAACGGCACTGGCCCAACATCCGGTCAATGACTTCGTGCGGGACTTCTTCGGTGCGAGTCGTGCGAAAAACGTGTATGACGTTTACGTGGGCCGCGTCGGGCTCGTCCAAGGCTATCTCAAAACTGCGCCGGACGTGGCGGATGGCCGTATTCAGTCACTAGATATTCAGGCGACGCTGCGGACGGCCTTTACCGCCTTTACCGACCATGATTACTTGGCGGTCACGGAAGATGATCACGTGGTGGGTTACCTGGACCGACAACGAGTCGTCGCTTATCTGAGTCAGCATGAAGAAGTGTCTTAGTCGTCAACTAGCCCGGATTGCTTTAGACTAGGGGCTAGCTTAGTGAACAATAATTTGATCATGAGAATTTAAGAGTCAATTGAGGAGGTCTCAGTAATGACAGAACAGTATGATGTCGTTGTAATTGGTGGTGGCCCGGCTGGTAACGCGATGGCAAGCGGCTTACAGGCGCAAGGTAAGTCGGTGCTGATCGTTGAAGCTGATTTATGGGGTGGCACTTGTCCGAACCGCGGGTGTGACCCGAAAAAGATCTTGTTGAGCGCCGTTGAAGCCCAACAGGCAGCCCAACATCTCCAGCATCAAGGCTTAACAGGAACACCGACGATTGATTGGCCGGCCCTGATGGCGCATAAACGAGGCTATACCGATGGCATTAATGATGGCACGCTCAAGGGGCTGCAGCACCAAGGCATCGCGACTTTACATGGCCAGGCCCATTTTCAAAATGATGGCCAGTTAGCAGTCGGTGACCAAGTCGTAAGTGCGACGGATTACGTGATTGCGACCGGACAGCGCCCAGCGATTTTGCCGATTACCGGGCAGGAATATTTCAAGACTAGTACGGACTTTTTAGACTTAGATGAGATGCCTAAGCGCGTGACTTTCGTGGGTGGGGGCTATGTTGGCTTCGAACTGGCAGCAATTGCGAATGCTGCCGGCGCCGATGTCCATGTGATTCATCATAATGACCGGCCACTCAAAGCCTTCGATGCGGACCTCGTCCAAGATTTGATGGCGGCCATGACTGCGGACGGTGTTACTTTTGACTTGAACACGGACCTCCAAGCCATCGAACAGACCGACGCCGGCCTACGATTGACGGCACCTGACTTTGAGCTGACGACGGACCTCGTGATTAGTTCGGCGGGCCGGATTCCGAATGCGGACCAGTTAGGACTTGAAAACGTCGGTGTCACGTTTAACCGTCACGGGATTCAAGTGAACGATCGACTGCAGACGGCTAATCCGCATATTTACGCGATTGGTGATGTGAGCGATACGCCCGT encodes:
- a CDS encoding ABC transporter permease/substrate-binding protein; translation: MQTLIQTFMDRQSDLLTALWQHLGISLAALVIAMVIAIPLAIWVVRRPRWAEGLLQLTSVLQTIPSLALLGLLIPLVGIGTVPAVIALVIYALLPIFQNTYLGISEIDASIEEAADAFGMSRMRKLFKVELPIALPQIIAGIRTALVLIIGTATLAALIGAGGLGTFIMLGIDRNDTSLLLIGAISSALLAILLSALVRWFQTAKPRHALIVFVGILALLGGGGAYSVYANRVETITIAGKLGSEPDILINMYKQLIEAEDDHIHVTLKPNFGKTTFLFSALKNNQIDIYPEFTGSVLETLVKGNNPASQTANQTYQLAKKRLAKQEQMTYLKPMQYNNTYALAVTKKFQQEHHLKTISDLTQVESILKPGMTLEFIDRDDGLKGIKKTYGLDVTAKSMEPALRYEAISKGKINLVDAYATDSELRQYNLALLKDDKHFFPTYQGAPLMKTSFANKHPKVVQALNKLAGKISETDMQEMNYEVNVKKKSASTVAHNYLVKHGLLKEGR
- a CDS encoding ABC transporter ATP-binding protein, whose amino-acid sequence is MTTAIEFQHVQKDFNGQTVIPDLNLTVDQGELFVLVGTSGSGKTTSLKMINRLEPLTAGKILVNGADTTTVPVRDLRWQMGYVLQQIALFPTMTVAQNIAVIPEMKGTAKKTINQTIDELLTEVGLDPQEYRDRMPSELSGGEQQRIGILRAIAAQPDIVLMDEPFSALDPISRQQLQDLVLGLHARYHNTIVFVTHDMNEALKLGDRIGVMQHGQLVQVDTPTALAQHPVNDFVRDFFGASRAKNVYDVYVGRVGLVQGYLKTAPDVADGRIQSLDIQATLRTAFTAFTDHDYLAVTEDDHVVGYLDRQRVVAYLSQHEEVS
- a CDS encoding dihydrolipoyl dehydrogenase family protein; this encodes MTEQYDVVVIGGGPAGNAMASGLQAQGKSVLIVEADLWGGTCPNRGCDPKKILLSAVEAQQAAQHLQHQGLTGTPTIDWPALMAHKRGYTDGINDGTLKGLQHQGIATLHGQAHFQNDGQLAVGDQVVSATDYVIATGQRPAILPITGQEYFKTSTDFLDLDEMPKRVTFVGGGYVGFELAAIANAAGADVHVIHHNDRPLKAFDADLVQDLMAAMTADGVTFDLNTDLQAIEQTDAGLRLTAPDFELTTDLVISSAGRIPNADQLGLENVGVTFNRHGIQVNDRLQTANPHIYAIGDVSDTPVPKLTPVAGYEARYLVQQLTHPEAAITYPVIPTQVFAAPKLAQVGLSATDAADQPDKYRVNTLDMTKWFSYYRFGAQQAQAKVIIDQTSGQVVGATLLSDVADEMINYLTLLIEKHVTLAQLQQLVLAYPTPASDLQYLY